A window from Enterocloster bolteae encodes these proteins:
- a CDS encoding tyrosine-type recombinase/integrase — protein MEPMESPNFLEHAELLDENTPHYLNAFHKYLIQHNMSPNTITAYIYSVRHFFTYFGQLNSNNVSLYKVYLLDHYQPQTVNMRIRALNCFLKFQGISDYRIRALRLQQKKYTDYIISQADYEYLKRRLREDEQYTFYFIIRFITATGVRVSELISFQIQDVINGYKDIYSKGNKMRRVYIPTALQEDTLRWLESEFRKNGPLFLSHLKRGISVSGIRSQLKTFAYRYHLDPKVVYPHSFRHRFAKNFIENGGDIAFLSNLLGHTSIETTRIYLRRSSTEQSLIVNQIVDW, from the coding sequence ATGGAACCCATGGAGTCCCCGAATTTCTTGGAACATGCTGAACTTCTGGATGAAAATACCCCTCATTATCTCAATGCATTTCACAAATATCTAATCCAGCATAACATGTCCCCTAACACAATCACTGCCTATATCTATAGCGTAAGGCACTTTTTTACATACTTTGGACAGCTTAATTCCAATAATGTCAGCCTATACAAAGTATACCTCTTAGACCATTATCAGCCCCAGACAGTCAACATGCGCATCCGCGCTCTGAACTGTTTCTTAAAATTCCAGGGCATCAGTGATTACAGAATACGCGCCCTCCGGCTTCAGCAGAAAAAATATACGGACTACATCATAAGCCAGGCCGATTACGAATACCTGAAGCGCAGACTCCGCGAGGATGAACAATATACCTTCTATTTTATCATACGGTTCATCACTGCTACCGGGGTCCGTGTCAGTGAATTGATCTCTTTTCAAATACAAGATGTCATAAACGGATATAAAGACATCTATTCAAAGGGAAATAAGATGAGACGCGTTTATATCCCCACTGCTCTGCAGGAGGATACACTCCGATGGCTGGAATCTGAATTCAGAAAAAACGGGCCTCTGTTTCTGAGTCACCTCAAACGGGGCATTTCTGTCTCTGGCATCCGCTCTCAGTTAAAAACATTTGCATACCGGTATCACCTTGACCCCAAAGTAGTATATCCCCATTCTTTCCGGCATCGTTTCGCTAAAAATTTTATAGAAAATGGCGGAGATATTGCTTTCCTGTCCAATCTCCTGGGGCATACCAGTATCGAGACTACCCGCATCTATCTGAGGCGGAGCAGTACGGAACAGTCACTTATTGTAAATCAGATTGTAGACTGGTAA
- a CDS encoding argininosuccinate lyase → MRKQTKLVAVLSTAALLAIGASMTSFAATGWAEEDGTWVYYNRDGERATDQWKKSGNNWYWLDSDGEMAIDQLIEDGDNYYYVDINGVMAANQWVAIDNEDAGQDDEPDHYWYYFQANGKALTQGDNDKVSLKTVNGKKYAFDDEGRMLFGWVDEDSAERVDDTDGDGFKEGTYYFGGEDDGAMTVGWLQLDVTYDEATNDDYKYTAPVFNDDEDQTRWFYFKSNGKKIYAEDGDRTKDKTINGKKYAFDEYGAMVAEWSLDEEDLPGKSLASYSDAVESGDVNAGTASASNIITGKAFNAKYSEAWKYFNSVDDGARVSKGWFKVVPAEYLNDEKYNDDEDYWYYADGSGNLYAGEFKTIKGKKYAFRNDGRMIDGLKFIYEDKDAQSLTVWADDDDPYRFDSEDDFDDNAPLYEAAGYYCYYFGDGDDGAMRTNKSTVEIDGENFNFYFEKSGGKKGAGLTGEKDDKFYQSGKLLKADSDDKYSVVQRQLVKKTDGTINSELEVVTTKDSTTTEVYNMLDDVDELLSVTKDAGIEILTIDDLNSSAYSGKADSILKAANINKDLEDLREVYIFGTKDENSNFKASELNTKDYFLVNTSGKVLDSKGRHKDGSDYYYALTGSGKIAGIYVED, encoded by the coding sequence ATGAGAAAGCAGACAAAGTTAGTTGCTGTATTATCAACAGCAGCACTGCTCGCTATTGGTGCATCCATGACTTCTTTCGCAGCTACAGGATGGGCTGAGGAAGACGGTACTTGGGTATATTACAACAGAGACGGCGAGAGAGCAACTGATCAGTGGAAGAAATCCGGTAACAACTGGTACTGGTTAGACAGCGACGGCGAAATGGCTATCGATCAGCTGATTGAAGACGGCGACAACTATTATTATGTAGACATCAACGGTGTTATGGCAGCTAACCAGTGGGTAGCTATCGACAACGAGGATGCAGGACAGGACGATGAACCGGATCATTACTGGTATTATTTCCAGGCCAACGGCAAGGCATTGACTCAGGGCGATAATGACAAGGTTTCCCTGAAAACAGTCAACGGCAAAAAGTATGCTTTTGACGATGAAGGCAGGATGCTGTTCGGCTGGGTAGATGAAGACAGCGCTGAGCGCGTTGACGATACGGACGGCGACGGCTTTAAAGAAGGCACCTACTATTTCGGCGGCGAAGATGACGGCGCAATGACCGTTGGCTGGTTACAGCTCGATGTTACCTATGATGAGGCCACCAACGACGATTATAAGTATACCGCTCCTGTGTTTAATGATGATGAGGACCAGACACGTTGGTTCTACTTCAAGTCCAATGGTAAGAAAATTTATGCTGAAGACGGAGACCGCACAAAGGATAAGACCATCAACGGCAAGAAATATGCCTTTGACGAATACGGCGCAATGGTAGCTGAGTGGTCTCTGGACGAGGAAGATCTGCCTGGCAAGAGCCTTGCCTCCTACTCTGATGCTGTAGAATCCGGCGACGTTAATGCCGGAACAGCCAGCGCTTCCAATATCATAACCGGTAAGGCCTTTAATGCCAAGTACAGCGAGGCATGGAAATACTTCAACAGCGTTGACGACGGCGCCCGCGTAAGCAAGGGCTGGTTCAAGGTAGTTCCTGCTGAATATCTGAACGACGAGAAATACAATGATGATGAGGACTACTGGTACTACGCAGACGGCAGCGGCAATCTGTACGCCGGTGAGTTCAAGACCATCAAAGGCAAGAAGTATGCGTTCCGCAATGACGGCCGTATGATTGACGGACTGAAGTTCATCTATGAAGACAAGGATGCCCAGAGCCTGACTGTATGGGCTGATGACGATGATCCTTACAGATTTGACTCCGAGGACGACTTTGATGATAATGCTCCTCTCTATGAGGCTGCCGGATACTACTGCTACTACTTCGGCGACGGCGATGACGGTGCCATGAGGACTAATAAGAGCACAGTTGAGATTGATGGAGAAAACTTCAACTTCTACTTTGAGAAATCCGGCGGCAAGAAGGGTGCCGGCTTAACAGGCGAGAAGGATGATAAGTTCTATCAGTCAGGCAAGCTGCTGAAGGCTGACAGTGATGATAAGTACTCTGTTGTCCAGAGACAGTTAGTGAAGAAAACAGATGGAACCATAAACAGCGAGCTTGAGGTAGTTACCACTAAAGACAGCACTACCACTGAAGTTTACAATATGCTGGATGATGTTGATGAATTATTGTCCGTAACTAAAGATGCAGGTATTGAAATCTTAACCATTGACGACCTTAATTCATCTGCTTACTCAGGTAAGGCTGATTCTATTCTGAAGGCAGCAAACATTAATAAGGATTTGGAAGACCTGAGAGAGGTTTACATCTTCGGTACCAAGGACGAAAATAGCAACTTTAAGGCATCTGAGCTGAATACCAAGGATTACTTCCTGGTAAATACATCCGGTAAGGTACTTGACAGCAAGGGCAGACATAAAGACGGCAGTGATTACTACTACGCTCTGACCGGCAGCGGTAAGATCGCCGGTATCTATGTAGAGGATTAA